One Aegilops tauschii subsp. strangulata cultivar AL8/78 chromosome 7, Aet v6.0, whole genome shotgun sequence genomic window carries:
- the LOC141026767 gene encoding protein STRICTOSIDINE SYNTHASE-LIKE 10-like yields MCNPRTGNVTVLRSGLAFPNGMAVTLLLRHWLHAPTAGETEVLAELPRYPDNVHPDRGDQGWVLGGLEPKKAVGIERYHGELHEGRQGCRHRRCQERQGGRGAAGFSDSTVSEVVERNGLLWIGSVDTPYVRLFKFASL; encoded by the exons ATGTGCAACCCGCGGACCGGCAATGTCACCGTGCTCAGGTCCGGCCTGGCCTTCCCCAACGGCATGGCTGTGACTCT GCTGCTTCGTCACTGGCTGCACGCACCCACGGCGGGGGAAACGGAGGTGCTTGCCGAGCTGCCGCGGTACCCGGACAACGTGCACCCCGACAGAGGAGACCAGGGATGGGTACTGGGTGGGCTTGAACCGAAAAAAGCAGTGGGAATAGAACGGTACCATGGCGAACTCCATGAGGGCCGTCAGGGTTGTCGTCACCGGAGATGTCAAGAACGGCAGGGTGGCCGTGGCGCTGCGGGGTTCAGCGACTCCACGGTGAGCGAGGTGGTGGAGAGGAACGGGTTGCTGTGGATCGGCTCCGTTGACACGCCCTACGTCCGTCTCTTCAAGTTTGCATCTCTCTAG
- the LOC141027781 gene encoding protein STRICTOSIDINE SYNTHASE-LIKE 10-like translates to MGCGMSRLLKATVALVILVLLFMPGAMAAAAASFDASRKQQLPLPHGEVHGPESVAFDAQGRGPYSVSDGRILRSNGPKLGWTTYAYGPGYDSETCTTSRFGTEADIESRCGRPLGLRFNEKTGDLYVADACKGLMRVPPGGGEATVLADQIDGMPLRFTNGVDVDQVTGQVYFTHSSMNYDRSEHEMVTKTGDSTGRLMMYDPRTSDVIMLQPRMTYPNGVSLSTDRTHLVVASTGPCKLLRHWIRGVDAGKSEPFADLPGYPDNVRPDRKGGYWVALHREKNELPFGRDSHLLAVRVGADGKIVEQMRGSKKVRPTEIMERDDGKLYLGTVELPYVGVVKRK, encoded by the coding sequence ATGGGCTGCGGCATGAGCCGCCTCCTCAAGGCCACCGTCGCTCTGGTCATACTCGTCCTTCTCTTCATGCCCGGGGCcatggcagccgccgccgcaagcttcgaCGCCTCCCGGAAACAGCAGCTGCCCCTGCCGCACGGAGAAGTGCACGGGCCGGAGAGCGTCGCCTTCGACGCTCAGGGCCGAGGCCCGTACAGCGTATCCGACGGCCGTATCCTGAGATCGAATGGGCCCAAGCTCGGCTGGACAACATACGCCTACGGACCAGGCTACGACAGCGAAACGTGCACGACATCCAGGTTTGGCACGGAGGCGGACATAGAGAGCCGCTGCGGCCGCCCGCTTGGCCTGCGCTTCAACGAGAAAACGGGCGACCTCTACGTGGCCGATGCGTGCAAAGGGCTTATGCGTGTGCCGCCCGGCGGTGGGGAGGCCACCGTGTTGGCCGACCAGATTGATGGCATGCCGTTGCGCTTCACCAACGGGGTTGACGTCGATCAAGTCACCGGTCAAGTCTACTTCACCCACAGCTCGATGAACTACGACAGGTCTGAACACGAGATGGTCACCAAGACGGGGGACTCCACAGGCCGCCTCATGATGTATGATCCACGAACATCGGACGTCATCATGCTCCAACCTAGGATGACATACCCGAACGGTGTCTCGCTCAGCACCGACCGCACGCACCTCGTGGTCGCATCTACCGGCCCATGCAAGCTGCTGAGGCACTGGATAAGAGGGGTCGACGCGGGCAAGTCCGAGCCATTTGCCGACCTGCCGGGCTACCCAGATAATGTCAGGCCCGACAGGAAAGGAGGTTATTGGGTGGCGTTGCACCGTGAGAAGAATGAGTTGCCTTTTGGCCGTGATAGCCATCTTCTTGCTGTCAGGGTCGGGGCCGATGGGAAGATAGTCGAGCAGATGAGAGGGTCAAAGAAAGTCAGGCCAACCGAGATCATGGAAAGAGATGACGGCAAACTCTACCTGGGTACGGTGGAGCTTCCTTATGTCGGCGTAGTAAAAAGGAAGTAG